The Brevibacillus humidisoli DNA segment GTGATGTAAAGCACCGTATGCAAATCCTGCTGCGGTGCTTTTCTCATGTCGTTCTCGTCGCCAGTCGAGCTATGGGCCCTGCCCACTAAGGATTGGCGTAGGGAATGGCAAACCGTTCATCAGATCGACAAAAATAAATGGCTCGCTTGAGTCATGACATTTCTTCCCCGCCCGCTTATACTCCCTAGCAGGAACGATGCGTGTCTACGCAATCATGGGAGGGAGACGACTCATGTTCGCATCTACAGTACGCGATGAGGAGAAAAAGAGAGATCAAGGGGATCAAAGGTGGTTGTATACAGCCGTCTGGCGCTGGCATTTCTACGCTGGCATTATTTTTGCTCCGTTCATTATTATGCTGGCCGTGACGGGAGCGATTTACCTGTTTAAGCCGCAGATCGAAGACTGGATGTATCAAGATTTATACTACGTTCAGGACGGTCAGCAGCAATTGACGCCCTCCCAACAAATAGCTGCCGTCCGCGAGGCTTATCCCGGTGCTGAGATAGCCAGCTACAAGCCCGGTTTCGCAGCTGGTCGCACATCCGAGGTGGGACTTCAGGATGGAACAGATTCGCTCACTGTTTTCGTCAATCCGTATGATGGCCAGATTGTGGGGCAGTTAGCCGATGCAGATCGACTGATGGGAGAGATAGAACGACTGCACGGAGAGTTGATGATCGGCACTGTGGGTGATCGGATGGTGGAATTAGCGGCCTGCTGGGCGATGATCCTGCTTGTCACCGGGATCTATCTCTGGTGGCCACGTGATCAAAAAGCGCTGTTGGGGACGATCCTTCCGCGACTTAACAAGGGAGGACGAACGTTATGGCGTGACCTGCATGCTGTGACGGCGTTCTGGCTGTCCGCATTTGTTGCCTTATTGATTTTGACAGGTCTGCCCTGGTCAGGGGTGCTGGGAGAAAAAATCAATCAACTGGCCACGGCGACCAATACCGGCTATCCGCCCTTCGCTACGGCCTGGGGCCCTAAGCCGGAATCGGTCATACCGGCCAAAGAAATAGCGGAGGTGCCGTGGGCGGCGGAGCAGCTTCCGGTACCTGTATCCACAGTCGCGAACGAAACGCTGCCGCTGGAGGATGTGATCCGCATTGCGGAGGAGAGAGGCGTGCATCCGGGTTACACCATTACCTACCCGGAGGGGGAACACGGGGTCTACACCGTATCCGTATCATCGGATAGACCGGAAGATGAGGCGACACTGCACATTGATCAGTATAGCGGCAGTGTGTTGTCCGATTTGCGCTTCGTTGATTACGGCATCATGGCGAAGGCGATTGCGATTGGGATCGCTTTGCACGAAGGACACTATTTTGGCTTCTGGAATCAATTGATTGGATTGCTTACTTGTATAGGACTGGTCGCAGTCGTCATCAGTGGTATGATCATGTGGTGGAAGCGGCGCCCATCTGGAAAACTGGGGGCACCAACCGTGCCAAGGGACTATCGGGTGGCCAGATGGGTTTGTGTGATCATCTTATTGCTAGGGATCGTATTGCCGCTCGCAGGCATCTCGATTGTAGTCGCGCTTCTTTTAGACTATTATGTAATCAGCAAGTTCCCTAAGATCAAGCAATGGGTTGGTTAAAGATGATTCGGTCCAGACTGATCTGACTTCCTGCTTGCCGCAGTCATCATCGCCAAAAAAAGCAGGGGTCAACGGAGCAGTGTATGATTGTACACGAGGGAGAGGGATGGGACGTGAACGAGAGAGTGAGTGTAAGTAGCGGTTCTCCATGGGAGCCGGTCGTCGGGTACTGTAGAGCGATTCGTGTCGGCAATCGGATCGAGGTGGCTGGTACGACGGCGATGAGAGATGGTGAGGTGGTTGGCGTCGGTGATGCCTATGAACAGACCAAACAGATTATCAAAACAATAGAAGAAGCTTTGCAGAAGCTTGGCGGTTCTTTGGCCGATGTGGTTCGGACGAGAATGTTTGTCACAGATATCGCCAGATGGGAAGAGATTGGGCGGGCACACGGAGAGTTTTTCAAAGAGATTAAACCGGTAGCCACAATGGTTGAGGTGAAAGCGCTGATAGATCCCAGACTTCTCGTCGAGATGGAGGCAGAAGCGATTGTGAGCAGTGAATGAGTGAGTGAACGAAAAACGCCTTTGTCAAGCGATTGCTTGACAAAGGCGTCAAGGTAGATGGGCTCCGCTTCCGTGCTGAGATCCAATCACATTTATGGTGACTTAGTTTCTGCTTTGTCCATTATCTCGTTCTTTATAGGCTACCACGCGCAAGCGTCTGTAGTCACCCACCCAGTTTCTCTCCATATAGAGCTTTGGCCGCAGCTTATCCGCGATCTTGCGGTAGGCTGCTGCTTTTTCCTTGGCAGAAAAATCATAAAAAAACGGGTCGGCAAAAGAGTCGAGCCAGTCAGCAATCGCGTCCGATTCTGTTCCAAGCGGTGTTGGCCTCTCAAACAGGCAGGCATAAGCAACCGTAAATCCCCTTTGTTCCAGCAGTGTACTGTATTCGGCAATACTGGGAAAGTACCATGGATGACGTTGCCAGGCATCTATACCGTAATCGGCAAGTACCTCCGTAATACCAGCAACAATCGTTTGTACATTTCCCTTTCCGCCAAATTCCGCCACGAAGCGCCCACCAGGCCGCAGGGCGAGCCAGATGCTATCGATGACGTCGGCCGGTCGCTTCATCCAGTGCAGAGCGGCATTGGAAAAGACGGCATCGAAGCTCTGCTCTGTCCGGTAGGTTTCTGCATTTGCCACAGCAAAGCAGAGTGATGGATATTTGTCACGTGCCTGCCGGATCATCTCGTCAGAAAGGTCGATCCCCACAGGGAGAGCGCCTGCATCAGCAATCGCTGCCGTCAAGTCGCCTGTACCGCATCCTAGATCAAGTACGGATTCACCGGCTTGGACAGCGAGAAAGTCGAGCACTCCTTTCCCCAACTCTGAGACAAATCCCATCTTGGTATCGTACAGTTCTGCGTTCCACCGATTGGTTGAATACTGCGCCATCTTCGCTCGCCTCCATCATTTGGTCTGATTTCATTGTAAGCAACGAAGAGGTTATAAGTCTAATCTATAAATATTATTGTTGTGATAGGTATTTTCTATATATAGAGAACTTCCTGCGGATGTACCATTCGGCAACAAACAGGTTGGGCAGCCAGCACAGCCAGGAAATCCAAGTGTAGTAGGTCTCATATGGCGCCAAACCAAATGTGACGATGGACAGCGGCAAATAGATGCGCAATGTGATGGCGGCGCAGGTAAGGGCAAAATTGCGAATCATCCACTTCCTGTGTTCCTGGACGTTAGCAGCGCGTATGTGCTGAAGCCCTCGCCAAGCTGTCCACATCCAGAGCAGGGACAAGGCTGCGAAGCCCATACCTGCAAACCAACCGCCAGTGGCGAAGAAGGCAAGGTAAAGACCGGACAAGCCACCTCCCCCGATGCAGAGCATATACAGCATCCCCAAACGACGGTGCAAACCGGGAAATCGTTTGCGCAACCCGCCGATGAACTGGAAGGGACCTGTCATAATGGCGAGCGAGGAACAAAAGACATGAATGTACAAGAAGAGATACCACGTTTGGTCGAGTACTTCCCCCAGCGACAGTTTTGTTGCGATCATGGGTGCCGGTTCACTCGCAAAGGTATAAACCATGATCGAATACAAGCCGACCAGGAAGGAGAAACAGGCTACTATCCAAAACGCTGCAGTGTAACGCTTGCCCACCGTCTTCATCTGATTCCCTCCGCTTCCTCCATATCGTATCGACGCTACACAGACGCGAACAGCCCCCGTATTTGCGTTTCAATCAGGGATTCGATCAACTCTTCGCGGTCATCTACCCAAGGGAAATCATCAAATGTGACCAACAGGGAGGTGATTCCGTGCACGGCAGCCCATAACAGTTGGCTGGTTTGTTGCAGGTCGATATGGCCTGATCCTTTTTCCGCTATCGCCTGCTCTACCAGCCTGGCCAAGAGGGCAAACCCCCTGTGCCGGTCGGTCTCGCAATCTTCGAAGGGCTGTCTCCGCTCAAGGTCCTCAATGAAGATTAGTTTGTAGTAATCGGCATGCTCCAGTCCGAAGCGCGTATAGGCTCGCAAAGCAGAACGCAGTTGATGCACGCTATCGCTGCCTGTGTCTGCCTCCTCTTGAACCGCAGTGTCTAGGTACTGATAAAAGAGGGCGTATCCCTGCTTTAACAGGTGGTGTAAGATCTCTTCCTTGTCGCGAAAATAGTTGTAAATGGTCGTAGGCGAGTATTCGATCTTCTGCGCGATTTTTCGGATCGAGACGTGAGCATAGCCTTCATGGATAAACAATTCGGTCGCTGCATCAATGATTTTCTTCTTGATCTCCTCAATCTCCCGTTGGCGCCTGTCTGCGCTGCCCATATGAAGTGCTCCTTCCTTAAAACGTCGTTCACAAAATGAACGATGTATAATAAGTGAACGATGTTAATCACTTCTCTTACCATACCGCTGTCTACGAACAATGTCAACGGTGGAAATATGAAGTTCACCTGATCGCTGTTGCCCATCCGAGGGGGCACATGGGACGAAACGAACGAGCAGCTTTGACCCCCTCCAACATTCTTTCCCCGTCCCTCCAATCCTGACCCGTTACAAAAACGTTTCTCTGGACTAACACGGTGTTTGCTTTTTACGATAATAGAGAAAAGAGTTTTGCAGTTCGGCCAGCGAGAAGCGTGGGCAGGCCAGGAGGCAGGGATGCGGATGGAAGGTCGTCAGTTCGTTGAAGATCGGTTAAAACAAGGGAAGCGAGGAGTCTGGATCAGTATCGTTGTATACGGGCTGTTGGCATGCGCCAAGCTCGGATTTGGATGGTACACCGCTTCCCGTGCGTTGGTCGCGGACGGCTGGAACAGTGCTTCCGATGTCCTTGCCTCACTGGCAATTCTGATCGGGCTGTACGTTGCTGGGAAGCCGGCAGACGACGATCATCGCTATGGACACTTCCGGGCCGAGACGGCGGCAGCCTTGATTGCCGCCCTACTGATGGCGTTTGTGGGAGTTGACCTCTTGCAGGGAACGTTCCAACTGCTTTTGTCTGACCAACCGATGGAAAAGCCGGACCCACTGGCGATTTACGTAGCAGGGGCGAGTGCTTTGGTCATGTACGGGGTCTACCGGATCAATCGCTCCATAGCGGAGAGGACCAATAACCTGGCTGTTCTGGCAGCGGCTTATGACAACCGTTCCGACGCGCTGGTCAGTGCCGGGGCCGCAGTTGGCATTGCTGCGGCTCAGTGGGGGGCGAGCTTGCTGGACCCGATTGTCGCGCTGATCGTCAGCGGGGTGATTCTCAAGACAGCCTGGCAGGTGGGGGCTGAAGCCGTTCACTCGCTGATGGATGGATTTAAAGAAGAGAAGCTGGATGAAATCGCGGAACGGATCGAACAAGTGGAGGGCGTGCGCGAAATCGTCGACCTGCGTGCCCGCTACCACGGCAGTGCGGTACACGTAGACGTCACGATCGGCGTCGATCACCACCTAAATGTGGTGGAAAGCCATTCCCTAACCGAGCAGGTGGAACAGAAGCTGCTCGGATACCAAAACATCCAACGGGTCTACGTACACGTAGAGCCGGCGTTATGGAGACAATCATAATGCACGCATGATGCATATTCTGTGCAAAAATATTGGTATAGGAATGCTGTCAACCAAAGCATGAAGAACAATCTGCCTGTTATTAGGGATTGTATGGATAGATGACAAGATTTCGAGCGTACTTGTATAGAGCAAAAGTTACGAGGCGAAAAGAGAAAAACAGGTGAGCGAAAGCCTTGTCAGTGCCCACAGAGTCGGAGCGGAAACAAAGCGGTACACGCTTGGCGGCCAACTGCTCCCCTGAAATACACTCGCCCCTTGAGGGCTTTTGGCCTACCGATTTGTTGGAGCGGAGACGGTCATCCCGGCTTCCCCGCAGGCACTGGCACGAGCCGAGCGAACCTGTTTTTCTCTTTGCGCCCCCCACTATGCTCGTCCAAAGCAAAAGACCGTCAGGGTGACTTAACTTTTCCCCGACGGTTTTTTTTATCATCATTCATTTAGTTCATCTGCATTTCTTTGTCCGGATTCAGCTTTTTGGCCAACTGTTCTTCGCCGCGGTGGATCCAGCCGACAAACGAATCGCGCTTCTGGTACTCCTTGTCGAGATAGACGACTGCCACAAGCATGTAGTGATTCTTTTCATCATTGCGCGAACGGTAACGCAGGTCAAACCATCTCACTTCGTACCCAAAATGATGCTCGCGTACTTCCACATGGGCATAGCTGGTGAAAGAGAGAAACGCTTGCACCTTGTGATCTTTTTTGGCCTGGGCGATCAAGTCGCTCTCCGCCTTCCGCACAAATGTGTCGAGCACGACCACTTCCCCGCTGTTCACTTCCCCCACATGCCAGTGGGTGTCGCTTTTGATGATAAACGTCCACTGGTTCCAGAAAAAGGTGGGCAGGATCGTATATTCTCCCGTGATCCCAATCGTGCTGCGGACCAGCTGTGTGGCCCGCCGGTGTGCTTTGTAACGCCAATAGTAGTAGCCCACAATCAATAGATAGATCGTTAAAAAGAGTTGTCCGGGGTTGGCTCCGGCCATCCACAGCATAAATCCGATCAGATGCAGACCGAAAATCAGGGGATCAAAAATAAAAATCAGGTTCAAGGCAATCCACTTTTTGCTGAAAGGGGAAAGGCCCTGTGTGCCGTACGAATTAAACAGATCGACAAATATATGCAGGAAGACGGCCAGGAAGGTCCAGCCGAGCAGGTGCAGCCAATGCTGCTGCGGACTGATCGTTTGGATGAACAGAAATATAAGCAGCGTCCAGATGAATAGAGCCGGGATCGAATGGGATAGCCCGCGGTGATTGCGAATGTAGGAAGCACTTCCGCGAAACCGGGTGAAGCCGTCAAGATCGGGCGCCTGTGAACCGATTACTGTCCCTAGCATCACAGCTTCCGCCAATCCGGGTGAACCTGCTACGACCGGATCGAGATGCGCCAGGCCAGCCAATCCGAATCCCATGGCAAAATGTGTGGCAGTATCCATGATGCACTCTCCCCTTTCTCTCGTGGCAGCCTCTGTCTGCCTGATACATCAGCAATAAGTAGATGTGATCCCAGTAGAAATGAACACTACAATGTTTATTATATCGTTTTCTGCCCGCGATTTCCTACCGATCGAAAAAAAAAGTAACGAGGAAGTCCTAAGCCGGCTTTCTCTCCCGTCTTGTCCCCACCAGCCAGCTTTGGGTAAGATGGTAGAGTACGTGCTAGGGGAGGGGGAAAGCCATGCTAATGGTGTTTATCGAGTATAAAGTTAACGCAGAGCAGCGAAAGCCGTATCTGCAGGAGATGGCCCGGATGCCAAACGAGGTAAAGGAGAGAGGCGGTCGCAGCTACCGTTTTTACGAAGGCTTGGATCAGCCATGCCTGTTTGTGGAAAGTTTTGAAGTGGACGATGAAGCGACATATCAGTCCATCAAAGATTGGCGAACAACAGATGAGCGGTTTGCCCCCTATCTTGCAGGGGGATTGGAGAAAATACATGTCTGGGCATTTCAGCCGGTTTCCATAGGCGACAGGAGGTCCTGAGGCAGATGAGCAAGAAGGAACAGACCCTTTCCTACAAGTTGCCTGACGAGTTTGAAGTGTTTGGCTTCCACCGGGATCTGCTGGCTTGGTATGACCAGCAGAAGCGGGATCTGCCCTGGCGGGTCAACCGAGATCCATACCGGATCTGGGTCTCGGAGATCATGCTGCAGCAGACGCGGGTAGAGACGGTGAAGCCGTACTACGAGAACTTCATGGCCAAGTTTCCGACGGTAGAAGCGCTGGCCGACGCTCCGGAAGATGAGGTGCTAAAAGCGTGGGAAGGACTCGGCTACTACTCCCGCGCCCGCAACCTGCAGGCAGCGGCCCGGGAAGTAAAAGCATCTTATGGGGGCCAGCTTCCCGATACACGGGAAGAAATCGCCCGCTTGAAAGGAATCGGCCCGTATACGGCCGGCGCAATCTTAAGCATTGCGTATGACAAGCCGGAACCAGCTGTCGACGGCAACGTGATGCGCGTGTTTGCCCGGCTGCTGCTGATGGAGGACGACATCGCCAAGCCCGCTGTCCGCAAAAAATTTGAACAGCTTGTCCGACAGACGATCCCGGCAGAACGGGCAGGAGATTTCAACCAGGCACTGATGGAGTTGGGCGCCATGGTCTGTCAGCCGCGCTCGCCTCATTGTCTCACCTGTCCGGTATTCGACTATTGTCTGGCGCGCAGGGAAGGGGTACAGGAGCAGCTGCCGGTAAAAGGCAAAGCGAAGCCGCCGCGTCCGGTCGATCTGTTGGTGGCGGTGATCCGCCGAGGAGACCGATGGCTGATCAACAAGCGGCCAGAGCAGGGATTGTTGGCTGGTCTGTGGGAGTTCCCCATGTTTGAACCGGACCGGCGATACACTGACGAAGAATGGCTGGAAGAGCAAACGGAACGCCGATTTGGTATCTCCATCGCCGTTTGTCATGAACTGCCGTCGGTTCAGCATACGTTTTCTCACCTGCAATGGAACCTGCACGTATTTCTATGTGAGTGGCTGGAAGGAGAGCCGCCATCTGATTCTGTCCGATTGGTCAGCCAGGATGAGTGGGAAACGTATGCCTTCCCCGTGGCTCATAACAAGATCATCGAGCATTTGGTCGACGCCGGTCATTGCTCAGCAAAGGAATGAGCAAGAGCGCGGGTGGCAACCCACCAATGACGAGCTGAGGGGCACGTCACCCCATACCCAAACAGCAAGCGACCGCCTCCCCTCTCCGGGTGGGCGGTCGCTTGCCTTGCTATGACAGATCATATTGTCTTGTCGCCTGCATCTATCTAGCTCTTATCCTACAGACGCTTACAGGATTCCGGATAGGGCAGGGTATCCCATAAACGCTTTTCCTCGAGCTCAGCAATCAACTTATCCTGCAGATAGCGCTGCTCAAGCTCCTGTGGCGTTCGTATTCTGCGTTGAATCGTAATCGTAAAGAAGATCATAGGGATCTGCATCACAATCTCCCTCCAATCGTTTCAAAACCAATCAGTCAAGTACCGTCTAGCGCCTTCATTCCTACAAACTTCATCCATTGGCGGCGTTCTTTGTTTTTCATACCCACATTCCTCCTCTTTGGTATAAGATCAATCCCATGTACAGGATCAAGCCAAGCAAG contains these protein-coding regions:
- a CDS encoding PepSY-associated TM helix domain-containing protein, which produces MFASTVRDEEKKRDQGDQRWLYTAVWRWHFYAGIIFAPFIIMLAVTGAIYLFKPQIEDWMYQDLYYVQDGQQQLTPSQQIAAVREAYPGAEIASYKPGFAAGRTSEVGLQDGTDSLTVFVNPYDGQIVGQLADADRLMGEIERLHGELMIGTVGDRMVELAACWAMILLVTGIYLWWPRDQKALLGTILPRLNKGGRTLWRDLHAVTAFWLSAFVALLILTGLPWSGVLGEKINQLATATNTGYPPFATAWGPKPESVIPAKEIAEVPWAAEQLPVPVSTVANETLPLEDVIRIAEERGVHPGYTITYPEGEHGVYTVSVSSDRPEDEATLHIDQYSGSVLSDLRFVDYGIMAKAIAIGIALHEGHYFGFWNQLIGLLTCIGLVAVVISGMIMWWKRRPSGKLGAPTVPRDYRVARWVCVIILLLGIVLPLAGISIVVALLLDYYVISKFPKIKQWVG
- a CDS encoding RidA family protein, which encodes MNERVSVSSGSPWEPVVGYCRAIRVGNRIEVAGTTAMRDGEVVGVGDAYEQTKQIIKTIEEALQKLGGSLADVVRTRMFVTDIARWEEIGRAHGEFFKEIKPVATMVEVKALIDPRLLVEMEAEAIVSSE
- a CDS encoding class I SAM-dependent methyltransferase; protein product: MAQYSTNRWNAELYDTKMGFVSELGKGVLDFLAVQAGESVLDLGCGTGDLTAAIADAGALPVGIDLSDEMIRQARDKYPSLCFAVANAETYRTEQSFDAVFSNAALHWMKRPADVIDSIWLALRPGGRFVAEFGGKGNVQTIVAGITEVLADYGIDAWQRHPWYFPSIAEYSTLLEQRGFTVAYACLFERPTPLGTESDAIADWLDSFADPFFYDFSAKEKAAAYRKIADKLRPKLYMERNWVGDYRRLRVVAYKERDNGQSRN
- a CDS encoding DUF2306 domain-containing protein, producing MKTVGKRYTAAFWIVACFSFLVGLYSIMVYTFASEPAPMIATKLSLGEVLDQTWYLFLYIHVFCSSLAIMTGPFQFIGGLRKRFPGLHRRLGMLYMLCIGGGGLSGLYLAFFATGGWFAGMGFAALSLLWMWTAWRGLQHIRAANVQEHRKWMIRNFALTCAAITLRIYLPLSIVTFGLAPYETYYTWISWLCWLPNLFVAEWYIRRKFSIYRKYLSQQ
- a CDS encoding TetR/AcrR family transcriptional regulator, producing MGSADRRQREIEEIKKKIIDAATELFIHEGYAHVSIRKIAQKIEYSPTTIYNYFRDKEEILHHLLKQGYALFYQYLDTAVQEEADTGSDSVHQLRSALRAYTRFGLEHADYYKLIFIEDLERRQPFEDCETDRHRGFALLARLVEQAIAEKGSGHIDLQQTSQLLWAAVHGITSLLVTFDDFPWVDDREELIESLIETQIRGLFASV
- a CDS encoding cation diffusion facilitator family transporter, coding for MRMEGRQFVEDRLKQGKRGVWISIVVYGLLACAKLGFGWYTASRALVADGWNSASDVLASLAILIGLYVAGKPADDDHRYGHFRAETAAALIAALLMAFVGVDLLQGTFQLLLSDQPMEKPDPLAIYVAGASALVMYGVYRINRSIAERTNNLAVLAAAYDNRSDALVSAGAAVGIAAAQWGASLLDPIVALIVSGVILKTAWQVGAEAVHSLMDGFKEEKLDEIAERIEQVEGVREIVDLRARYHGSAVHVDVTIGVDHHLNVVESHSLTEQVEQKLLGYQNIQRVYVHVEPALWRQS
- a CDS encoding metal-dependent hydrolase, producing MDTATHFAMGFGLAGLAHLDPVVAGSPGLAEAVMLGTVIGSQAPDLDGFTRFRGSASYIRNHRGLSHSIPALFIWTLLIFLFIQTISPQQHWLHLLGWTFLAVFLHIFVDLFNSYGTQGLSPFSKKWIALNLIFIFDPLIFGLHLIGFMLWMAGANPGQLFLTIYLLIVGYYYWRYKAHRRATQLVRSTIGITGEYTILPTFFWNQWTFIIKSDTHWHVGEVNSGEVVVLDTFVRKAESDLIAQAKKDHKVQAFLSFTSYAHVEVREHHFGYEVRWFDLRYRSRNDEKNHYMLVAVVYLDKEYQKRDSFVGWIHRGEEQLAKKLNPDKEMQMN
- the mutY gene encoding A/G-specific adenine glycosylase codes for the protein MSKKEQTLSYKLPDEFEVFGFHRDLLAWYDQQKRDLPWRVNRDPYRIWVSEIMLQQTRVETVKPYYENFMAKFPTVEALADAPEDEVLKAWEGLGYYSRARNLQAAAREVKASYGGQLPDTREEIARLKGIGPYTAGAILSIAYDKPEPAVDGNVMRVFARLLLMEDDIAKPAVRKKFEQLVRQTIPAERAGDFNQALMELGAMVCQPRSPHCLTCPVFDYCLARREGVQEQLPVKGKAKPPRPVDLLVAVIRRGDRWLINKRPEQGLLAGLWEFPMFEPDRRYTDEEWLEEQTERRFGISIAVCHELPSVQHTFSHLQWNLHVFLCEWLEGEPPSDSVRLVSQDEWETYAFPVAHNKIIEHLVDAGHCSAKE
- a CDS encoding YrzI family small protein, which produces MQIPMIFFTITIQRRIRTPQELEQRYLQDKLIAELEEKRLWDTLPYPESCKRL